GATCCGCGCGATATATCCCGCCACCCGACTTTCGAGAACGCGCATGAGTGGTTTCACGTTGCTGAAGAGAATGACTCCGACGAGAATCGCGCTGAAATAGGGCCTGAAGTAGTAGAACGGATAGCCGTCGTTATGGCCCGAGAGCAGGAACAGGGCCGTCAGGATTGCGATCAGCGTCCCTGCCATTACGGGATTGGCAAGCCACCGGCGCATTGCCTCGCCGGCATGGATGTGAACCAGCGCAAGGCAGCCGCCCGCCAGGATCTCGTCGACCCGCCAGTGGGTGTTGATGTTGACAATGATCTGGTCGTCGATCCGCAGTCCCGTGAAGAAAATTGCAGCCACGGGAACGAGCCACAATCCCCGACGTCCGAGCAGGAGCACGACCAGAGCGATAGCCACGTAGAACTGCACTTCGACGCAGAGCGACCAGAGATGGCTGAGAGGCCCCCCTTCGATGCCTTGCGTGAAGTAATTGCTCAGAAAGGTAAGATTAAGCAGCATGGTCGTCAGCGGAAGGCCGAAGAATACTACCAGGATCGTCAGATAGAGCGCCACCGAAGGCACGATCCGGCAAAGCCGCTTGACAAAGAATTCGATGATGTCCGTGTTGCGATGCAGGATCGTGACGATCAGGTATCCCGACAGACAGAAGAAGAGCGCCATGCCCGATCGTGCCGCGACCGAATTCAGACCCCAATCGTTGGGCCCGAGCGGAAGTGTATGACCTGCAAGGACCAGCAGAATGCTTGCCGCCCTTACCCCGTCGAGGGACTTCACATAAGGAAAGCCGCCCGGGGTCGTGGTGTGGCGTGAAGCATCATTCATTCTGTCGCTCGGCGTTGTGATGCGGAACATGCAAAAGTTAACAATTCGAGGGCGGCATACGACAGCTTTCCCGAAAACGTAAGGAAATTGCCGATCCTTTGGCGTTCGGCGCATCGAATGTAGCTATGCTGTGCACAATCTTCCGCCTTGAGGAAGTCTGGTTCCATTCCGGGAGAATCCTTCTCCGCCATGCAACTGACCAGCTCAGTGCCCGGAGCCGTGCTTTCTCAGCCCTCGCCTATTTGTACTCGATAAGTTTGGTGCCGCGGCGAGTAAGGCGGCGCAAGGCGTAGTCCGATGCACCCTGAAGCTCGGGGAACTTGCCGAGGGTCAGAAGGAAGGCCGGAATCCAGTCCTCGCCATGCAAGCGCAGGCGCAGGATCTGAGTGGGATAGATCAGCAGGAGCAGCAGCGCCCAAGGCGAAACGGCGAGTGTCAGGATCAAAACCGCAAGCGGAATCGCCAAGGCCCATACCAACGCTCGGCGAAGCTCGGCCACCTTGTGGCGTTCAGGCGGGGCCCCATGCATCGCAGCCCCTTCAGCATAAG
This is a stretch of genomic DNA from Palleronia sp. LCG004. It encodes these proteins:
- a CDS encoding acyltransferase — encoded protein: MNDASRHTTTPGGFPYVKSLDGVRAASILLVLAGHTLPLGPNDWGLNSVAARSGMALFFCLSGYLIVTILHRNTDIIEFFVKRLCRIVPSVALYLTILVVFFGLPLTTMLLNLTFLSNYFTQGIEGGPLSHLWSLCVEVQFYVAIALVVLLLGRRGLWLVPVAAIFFTGLRIDDQIIVNINTHWRVDEILAGGCLALVHIHAGEAMRRWLANPVMAGTLIAILTALFLLSGHNDGYPFYYFRPYFSAILVGVILFSNVKPLMRVLESRVAGYIARISYALYIYHPLMVSGFMNTGSDIERYLLKRPVSYALTWAAAHVSTFYWEAWWQKAARSYLARRDAGRAEKAPVGT